One Triticum dicoccoides isolate Atlit2015 ecotype Zavitan chromosome 4B, WEW_v2.0, whole genome shotgun sequence genomic window carries:
- the LOC119293355 gene encoding protein CUP-SHAPED COTYLEDON 2-like yields the protein MEEGLPPGFRFHPTDEELITYYLSRKVSDFSFVTRAIADVDLNKCEPWDLPSKASMGEKEWYFFSMRDRKYPTGIRTNRATESGYWKTTGKDKEIFHAGRLVGMKKTLVFYGGRAPKGEKTSWVMHEYRIQNKFPYKPNKEEWVVCRVFKKSQIVKMRHPQDSPDMDSPCNDGHASLGELGEIDVSSMLGSFAPTGANASGDNFGHRIDMGAYMNWLAAANQGAAAMLPWAAAAAPGLLGTVFSANPAMHKALAPFAGCSQLPRDVGGDALFGNAMAKVDMECEQPPQLEMHESTWRTF from the exons ATGGAGGAGGGCCTTCCCCCGGGGTTCCGGTTCCACCCGACGGACGAGGAGCTCATCACTTACTACCTCAGCCGCAAGGTCTCCGACTTCTCCTTCGTCACCCGTGCCATCGCCGACGTCGATCTCAACAAGTGCGAGCCATGGGACCTTCCAA GCAAAGCTAGCATGGGGGAGAAAGAGTGGTACTTCTTCAGCATGCGCGACCGGAAATACCCGACCGGCATCCGCACGAATCGCGCCACCGAATCCGGCTACTGGAAGACCACCGGCAAGGACAAGGAGATCTTCCACGCCGGCAGGCTCGTCGGCATGAAGAAAACCCTAGTGTTCTACGGAGGTAGAGCTCCCAAGGGCGAGAAGACCAGCTGGGTCATGCACGAGTACAGGATCCAAAACAAGTTCCCATACAAACCCAACAAG GAGGAATGGGTTGTGTGCAGGGTGTTCAAGAAGAGCCAGATAGTGAAGATGAGGCACCCACAGGACAGCCCCGACATGGACTCCCCATGCAACGACGGTCACGCctccctcggcgagctcggggagatcGACGTCTCCTCCATGCTCGGCAGCTTCGCCCCGACCGGCGCGAACGCTTCCGGTGACAACTTCGGCCACCGGATCGACATGGGCGCGTACATGAACTGGCTGGCGGCGGCAAACCAGGGCGCGGCCGCCATGCTCCCCTGGGCTGCTGCGGCGGCGCCGGGGTTGCTCGGCACCGTTTTCTCTGCGAACCCCGCCATGCACAAGGCGCTGGCGCCGTTCGCCGGGTGCAGCCAGCTGCCGAGAGACGTCGGCGGTGATGCCTTGTTCGGGAACGCCATGGCGAAGGTGGACATGGAGTGCGAGCAGCCACCGCAGCTGGAAATGCACGAGTCCACATGGAGAACCTTCTGA